A window of the Acidovorax sp. YS12 genome harbors these coding sequences:
- a CDS encoding PAS domain-containing protein, with protein MSAPLAVPPAWRPVLDRLGRVAPRLAEALLVYALALAVGQVAFMGWSGALLWPLNNAYWMFLFVAWAGVRLGLGGTTVLLGLVALQAGWGTLLGRGFFAQDLHSAGLGYASYMAILALVGWSLAGYLAALERRKADARIAAIAFECQEGMLITDAQGRILRANRSFQHLSGYGAQEVLGRVPAFLLAHGGTPLEPLPWSAQQRQEWHRRKSGERYPVWFTRTPVTGEGGRVTHYVLTMTDLSDWRTQRAQRRQRELQHRAALVREVHHRIKNNLQGISGMLQALALRHPQLQAPLAEVTGQVQSIAVLHGLQGRSQAEQVLLCELVREVAQGVGALWGLAVAFTPPPRPLACTLQAAEAVPLALIVHELIVNAVKHGGLRHQDVRVALCPGVQKGEVCIAISNPGHWPAQGPDATQVGLELVAALMPRSGAALALVQQGERALARLCLQPPVLQAGQGEPNHAIH; from the coding sequence ATGTCCGCCCCCCTTGCCGTCCCCCCCGCCTGGCGCCCCGTGCTCGACCGCCTGGGCCGGGTCGCGCCGCGCCTGGCGGAGGCACTCCTGGTCTACGCGCTGGCCCTGGCCGTGGGGCAGGTGGCCTTCATGGGCTGGTCCGGCGCGCTGCTGTGGCCGCTGAACAATGCCTACTGGATGTTCCTCTTCGTGGCCTGGGCGGGCGTGCGCCTGGGGCTGGGCGGCACCACCGTGCTGCTCGGCCTGGTGGCCCTGCAGGCCGGCTGGGGCACGCTGCTGGGGCGCGGCTTCTTCGCGCAGGACCTGCACAGCGCCGGGCTGGGCTACGCCTCGTACATGGCCATCCTGGCGCTGGTGGGCTGGTCGCTCGCCGGCTACCTGGCGGCGCTGGAGCGCCGCAAGGCCGACGCGCGCATCGCCGCCATCGCCTTCGAGTGCCAGGAGGGCATGCTCATCACCGACGCCCAGGGGCGCATCCTGCGCGCCAACCGCTCGTTCCAGCACCTGAGCGGCTACGGCGCGCAGGAGGTGCTGGGGCGCGTGCCCGCCTTCCTGCTGGCGCATGGCGGCACGCCGCTCGAGCCCTTGCCGTGGAGCGCGCAGCAGCGCCAGGAGTGGCACCGGCGCAAGTCGGGCGAGCGCTACCCCGTGTGGTTCACGCGCACGCCCGTCACCGGCGAGGGCGGGCGGGTCACGCACTACGTGCTCACCATGACCGACCTGAGCGACTGGCGTACCCAGCGCGCCCAGCGCCGCCAGCGCGAGCTGCAGCACCGTGCGGCGCTGGTGCGCGAGGTGCACCACCGCATCAAGAACAACCTGCAGGGCATCTCCGGCATGCTGCAGGCGCTGGCCCTGCGCCACCCGCAGCTGCAGGCGCCGCTGGCCGAGGTCACCGGGCAGGTGCAGAGCATCGCCGTGCTGCATGGCCTGCAGGGACGCAGCCAGGCCGAGCAGGTGCTGCTGTGCGAGCTGGTGCGCGAGGTGGCGCAAGGGGTGGGCGCGCTCTGGGGCCTGGCGGTGGCGTTCACCCCGCCGCCACGGCCGCTGGCGTGCACGCTGCAGGCCGCCGAGGCGGTGCCCCTGGCGCTGATCGTGCATGAACTCATCGTCAACGCCGTCAAGCATGGCGGGCTGCGCCACCAGGACGTGCGCGTGGCCCTGTGCCCCGGCGTGCAGAAGGGCGAGGTCTGCATCGCCATTTCCAACCCCGGGCACTGGCCCGCCCAGGGGCCCGATGCCACCCAGGTCGGCCTGGAGCTGGTGGCCGCGCTCATGCCGCGCAGCGGCGCCGCGCTGGCGCTGGTGCAGCAGGGCGAGCGCGCGCTGGCGCGGCTGTGCCTGCAGCCGCCGGTGCTGCAGGCCGGACAAGGAGAACCCAACCATGCAATTCACTGA
- a CDS encoding EAL domain-containing protein: MPGSSTDLHAAAAATEPLGRIAGLLAHLRIRTRIGALMLLAALVAALLAAMGIRGLAASKESLRVVYEDRMEPVRSLSQISRLMLANQLQMQLALARTSAQGGIVRLERIAAWQAAEQIEQNVAAIDELWHGYLAVPRSAAEQALAQQFGARRGRYLREAVAPTLAALRGLDYPGTQRLAANAHMLYEQAYPDIQTLVSLQFDQAQAAYRAGVQRYERTGWLALVSLLAAMAVLGRLGQLLIRSIAQPLQQVIALCQRIAAGRLDNPIAVRGRDEISEVFRALRTMQKQLGDGARAIHQLAYFDPLTELPNRTQLRQHMQRALEGRASPRHGALLLVDLDNFKTINDTLGHEVGDQHLQHVARNLREAVGGQALVARLGGDEFVVLADALHADEVQAQEQARALALQVLTAVARPVRLAGRTLLTSASLGVCLFRPGAGSAKDLLKRADTAMYQAKAAGRNAYRFYDPVLQAQLEARTALEAALRGAIAAQQLALHYQVQVDAQRQPVGVEALLRWHHPHHGPVSPAQFIPIAEDSELILELGDWVLDAACAQLRAWADMPHMSALTASVNVSARQFAHPHFVEHVQAALARSGARADLLILELTETMVLQDVADTVRKMQALRRQGVRFALDDFGTGYSSLSQLQRLPLHQLKIDRSFIQYMGVQANDTVIVQTIVGMARNLGLDVVAEGVETEAQRQALVQLQCPGFQGYLFGAPQTAQALQAVLGGPGVAPRRTLSVAYPLSDSMQEKTA; encoded by the coding sequence ATGCCAGGCTCTTCCACCGATCTCCATGCAGCAGCTGCGGCCACCGAGCCCCTGGGCCGGATCGCGGGCCTGCTCGCGCACCTGCGCATCCGCACGCGCATCGGGGCGCTGATGCTGCTGGCCGCGCTCGTCGCCGCGCTGCTGGCGGCCATGGGCATTCGCGGGCTGGCGGCCTCCAAGGAAAGCCTGCGCGTGGTCTACGAAGACCGCATGGAGCCTGTGCGCAGCCTGTCGCAGATTTCCCGCCTGATGCTGGCCAACCAGCTGCAGATGCAACTGGCGCTGGCGCGCACCAGCGCGCAAGGCGGCATCGTGCGGCTGGAGCGCATTGCGGCCTGGCAGGCGGCCGAGCAGATCGAGCAGAACGTGGCCGCCATCGACGAGCTGTGGCACGGCTACCTGGCGGTGCCGCGCAGCGCTGCCGAGCAGGCCCTGGCGCAGCAGTTCGGCGCACGCCGGGGGCGCTACCTGCGCGAGGCCGTGGCGCCGACGCTGGCGGCGCTGCGCGGGCTCGACTACCCCGGCACGCAGCGCCTGGCGGCCAATGCGCACATGCTCTACGAGCAGGCCTACCCCGATATCCAGACGCTGGTGAGCCTGCAGTTCGATCAGGCGCAGGCGGCCTACCGCGCGGGCGTGCAGCGCTACGAGCGCACGGGCTGGCTGGCCCTGGTGTCGCTGCTGGCGGCCATGGCGGTGCTGGGGCGGCTCGGGCAACTGCTGATCCGCTCCATCGCCCAGCCGCTGCAGCAGGTCATTGCGCTGTGCCAGCGCATCGCCGCGGGGCGGCTGGACAACCCCATCGCCGTGCGCGGCCGCGACGAGATCAGCGAGGTGTTCCGCGCCCTGCGCACCATGCAGAAGCAGCTCGGCGACGGTGCGCGCGCCATCCACCAGCTGGCCTACTTCGACCCGCTGACCGAGCTGCCCAACCGCACCCAGCTGCGCCAGCACATGCAGCGCGCGCTCGAGGGCCGGGCCTCGCCCCGCCATGGCGCGCTGCTGCTGGTCGACCTGGACAATTTCAAGACCATCAACGACACCCTGGGCCACGAGGTGGGCGACCAGCACCTGCAGCACGTGGCGCGCAACCTGCGCGAGGCGGTGGGCGGCCAGGCGCTGGTGGCGCGCCTGGGCGGCGACGAATTCGTGGTGCTGGCCGATGCGCTGCATGCCGACGAGGTTCAGGCCCAGGAGCAGGCCCGCGCCCTGGCGCTGCAGGTGCTGACGGCGGTGGCGCGGCCCGTGCGCCTGGCCGGGCGCACGCTGCTGACCAGCGCCAGCCTGGGCGTGTGCCTGTTCCGTCCCGGCGCGGGTTCGGCCAAGGATCTGCTCAAGCGCGCCGACACCGCCATGTACCAGGCCAAGGCGGCCGGGCGCAACGCCTACCGCTTCTACGACCCGGTGCTGCAGGCACAACTGGAGGCGCGCACGGCGCTCGAGGCGGCGCTGCGCGGCGCCATTGCCGCGCAGCAGCTGGCGCTGCACTACCAGGTGCAGGTGGACGCGCAGCGCCAGCCTGTCGGTGTGGAGGCGCTGCTGCGCTGGCACCACCCGCACCACGGGCCGGTGTCGCCGGCACAGTTCATCCCCATCGCCGAGGACTCGGAGCTGATCCTGGAGCTGGGCGACTGGGTGCTCGACGCCGCCTGCGCCCAGTTGCGCGCCTGGGCCGACATGCCGCACATGAGCGCGCTGACCGCCTCGGTGAACGTGAGCGCGCGCCAGTTCGCGCACCCGCACTTCGTCGAGCACGTGCAGGCGGCGCTGGCGCGCTCGGGCGCGCGGGCCGACCTGCTGATCCTGGAGCTGACGGAAACCATGGTGCTGCAGGACGTGGCCGACACCGTGCGCAAGATGCAGGCGCTGCGCCGCCAGGGCGTGCGTTTTGCGCTCGACGACTTCGGCACCGGCTACTCCAGCCTGTCGCAGTTGCAGCGCCTGCCGCTGCACCAGCTCAAGATCGACCGCAGCTTCATCCAGTACATGGGCGTGCAGGCCAACGACACCGTGATCGTGCAGACCATCGTCGGCATGGCGCGCAACCTCGGGCTCGACGTGGTGGCCGAGGGCGTGGAGACCGAAGCGCAGCGCCAGGCCCTGGTGCAGCTGCAGTGTCCCGGCTTCCAGGGCTACCTGTTCGGCGCGCCGCAGACGGCGCAAGCCCTGCAGGCCGTGCTGGGCGGGCCGGGCGTGGCGCCGCGGCGCACCCTTTCCGTGGCCTATCCCTTATCTGACAGCATGCAGGAGAAGACGGCATGA
- a CDS encoding HAMP domain-containing protein: protein MFQTLRARLTGVSVAIATLSLIVLSLVAFLVVRANLLQALDERIGGVTQLYAADLAQWVKDNQRVTGSLKAAVDLPDPVPALLAAKQAGGFDDAYFVHADKRNVFSHPMPEGYDGTARPWYKQAEQEGKATLTPAYVDASTGKLTISFVEPVQSGGKTVAVVGSDVHLDTVANKVNSIHPTGKSFAFLLDGQSNILAHANQSLLLKPAKELDPALDAGLLAGLSGTTGHAVVRLGGKDHLLYAAKVAGTPWVLAVAAERADALSALDRLGQVALTSTVLCVIAAALVMAAVVRRMLGRLVAVRDALQDIASGEGDLTRHMDAHGHDELAQIGQSFNAFTGKIASVLQRIRDASESVRLASSEIASGNNDLSGRTEQQASSLEETASAMEQLTATVQQNAANARQANELAASASQVAGQGGSVMQQVVQTMGGIDAASRKIVDIIQVIDGIAFQTNILALNAAVEAARAGEQGRGFAVVAGEVRTLAQRAASAAKEIKGLIDDSVTQVDAGSRLVKDAGATMEQVEQSIRRVTSIVNEISNASQEQSTGISEVGSAVSQMDQATQQNAALVEQASAAAHALQQQAHDLAEVVAGFKLPPAGAHRLLN from the coding sequence ATGTTCCAAACCTTGCGCGCCCGGCTGACAGGTGTCAGCGTCGCCATCGCCACCCTGTCCCTGATCGTTTTGTCGCTGGTGGCCTTCCTGGTCGTGCGCGCCAACCTGCTGCAGGCGCTGGACGAGCGCATCGGCGGCGTCACGCAGCTGTACGCCGCCGACCTGGCGCAGTGGGTCAAGGACAACCAGCGCGTCACCGGCTCGCTCAAGGCCGCTGTCGATCTGCCCGACCCGGTTCCGGCCCTGCTCGCGGCCAAGCAGGCGGGGGGCTTCGACGACGCCTATTTCGTCCATGCCGACAAGCGCAACGTGTTCTCGCACCCCATGCCCGAGGGCTACGACGGCACGGCGCGCCCCTGGTACAAGCAGGCCGAGCAGGAGGGCAAGGCCACGCTCACGCCGGCCTATGTCGATGCCAGCACCGGCAAGCTCACCATCAGCTTCGTGGAGCCGGTGCAGTCGGGCGGCAAGACGGTGGCCGTGGTGGGCTCCGACGTGCACCTGGACACGGTGGCGAACAAGGTCAACAGCATCCACCCCACGGGCAAGAGCTTCGCCTTCCTGCTGGACGGCCAGTCCAACATCCTGGCGCATGCCAACCAATCCCTGCTGCTCAAGCCCGCGAAGGAACTGGACCCGGCGCTGGACGCAGGCCTGCTCGCGGGCCTGTCCGGCACCACCGGGCACGCCGTGGTGCGCCTGGGCGGCAAGGACCACCTGCTCTACGCCGCCAAGGTGGCGGGCACGCCCTGGGTGCTGGCCGTGGCCGCCGAGCGGGCCGATGCGCTGTCGGCCCTGGACCGCCTGGGCCAGGTGGCCCTGACCAGCACCGTGCTGTGCGTGATCGCCGCCGCCCTGGTGATGGCGGCGGTGGTGCGGCGCATGCTGGGCCGCCTGGTGGCCGTGCGCGACGCGCTGCAGGACATCGCCTCGGGCGAGGGCGACCTGACGCGCCACATGGACGCCCACGGGCATGACGAGCTGGCGCAGATCGGCCAGTCGTTCAATGCCTTCACCGGCAAGATCGCCTCGGTGCTGCAGCGCATCCGCGACGCGTCCGAGTCGGTGCGCCTGGCGTCTTCCGAGATCGCCTCGGGCAACAACGACCTGTCGGGGCGCACCGAGCAGCAGGCCAGCTCGCTGGAGGAAACCGCATCGGCCATGGAGCAGCTCACCGCCACGGTGCAACAGAACGCCGCCAACGCGCGCCAGGCCAACGAGCTGGCCGCCAGCGCCTCGCAGGTGGCCGGCCAGGGCGGCAGCGTGATGCAGCAGGTGGTGCAGACCATGGGCGGCATCGACGCGGCATCGCGCAAGATCGTGGACATCATCCAGGTGATCGACGGCATCGCCTTCCAGACCAACATCCTGGCGCTGAACGCCGCCGTCGAGGCCGCGCGCGCCGGCGAGCAGGGCCGGGGCTTCGCCGTGGTGGCGGGCGAGGTGCGCACCCTGGCGCAGCGCGCCGCCTCGGCGGCCAAGGAGATCAAGGGGCTGATCGACGACTCGGTGACCCAGGTCGATGCCGGCAGCCGCCTGGTGAAGGACGCCGGAGCCACCATGGAGCAGGTGGAGCAGAGCATCCGCCGCGTGACCTCCATCGTCAACGAGATCAGCAACGCCAGCCAGGAGCAGAGCACGGGCATCTCCGAGGTCGGCAGCGCCGTGTCGCAGATGGACCAGGCCACGCAGCAGAACGCCGCGCTGGTCGAGCAGGCCTCGGCGGCGGCGCACGCGCTGCAGCAGCAGGCGCACGACCTGGCCGAGGTGGTGGCGGGCTTCAAGCTGCCGCCGGCCGGGGCGCACAGACTCCTGAATTGA
- a CDS encoding class I SAM-dependent RNA methyltransferase, with protein sequence MNTLQLFLPCAAGVEGFLADEVHALTGLTGHDLLVGRGGVMLAASWREALHLNLHSRLAQRVLVQLQQRPYRNEGDLYELASDVAWEIWFAPQQSFKVEVTAQHSPLKSLNFAALRVKDAVADRFRAKRGARPDVDTQRPDVRVHLHLTAQDATLYIDTSGEPLFKRGWRVDKGDAPLKETLAAAMIAATGWNPHGDAPLPLYDPCCGSGTVLIEAAQMACRIAPGLLRRFAFEQLLPYQAHVWRAIKEEAAGAATTGAVPIFGSDVAHRMVDFAQRNAERAGVAASVQLRGGDALQRMPPCEQPGVMLLNPPYGERIAAAGTAGRSARERMTVATRAGRETAQAGDGVDFFAQLASHWKKHYAGWQAWMLTPDLQLPGKMRLKESRRVPLWNGPIECRLFRFDMVQGAVRQRAPAGSPDAA encoded by the coding sequence ATGAACACCCTGCAACTTTTCCTGCCCTGCGCCGCTGGCGTCGAGGGCTTCCTCGCCGACGAGGTGCACGCGCTCACCGGTCTGACGGGGCACGACCTGCTGGTCGGCCGTGGCGGCGTGATGCTGGCCGCCTCCTGGCGCGAGGCCCTGCACCTGAACCTGCACAGCCGCCTGGCCCAGCGCGTGCTGGTACAACTGCAGCAGCGTCCCTACCGCAACGAAGGCGACCTGTATGAGCTGGCCAGCGACGTGGCCTGGGAGATCTGGTTCGCGCCTCAGCAGAGCTTCAAGGTCGAAGTCACGGCGCAGCACAGCCCGCTCAAGAGCCTGAATTTCGCCGCGCTGCGCGTGAAGGACGCCGTGGCCGACCGCTTCCGCGCCAAGCGCGGCGCGCGCCCCGACGTGGACACGCAGCGCCCCGACGTGCGCGTGCACCTGCACCTGACGGCACAGGACGCCACCCTCTACATCGACACCTCGGGCGAGCCGCTGTTCAAGCGCGGCTGGCGCGTCGACAAGGGCGATGCGCCGCTCAAGGAAACCCTGGCCGCCGCCATGATCGCCGCCACGGGCTGGAACCCGCACGGCGATGCCCCCCTGCCGCTGTACGACCCCTGCTGCGGCAGCGGCACCGTGCTCATCGAGGCGGCGCAGATGGCCTGCCGCATCGCCCCCGGGCTGCTGCGCCGCTTCGCCTTCGAGCAGCTCCTGCCGTACCAGGCCCATGTCTGGCGTGCCATCAAGGAAGAAGCTGCTGGCGCAGCCACCACGGGCGCCGTGCCCATTTTTGGCAGTGACGTTGCGCACCGCATGGTGGACTTCGCCCAGCGCAACGCCGAGCGCGCCGGCGTGGCCGCCAGCGTGCAGCTGCGCGGCGGCGACGCGCTGCAGCGCATGCCGCCGTGCGAGCAGCCCGGCGTGATGCTGCTCAACCCGCCGTACGGCGAGCGCATCGCCGCCGCCGGCACCGCCGGACGCAGTGCGCGCGAGCGCATGACGGTGGCCACGCGCGCGGGCCGCGAAACCGCGCAGGCCGGCGACGGCGTGGACTTCTTCGCCCAGCTCGCCAGCCACTGGAAGAAGCACTACGCCGGCTGGCAGGCCTGGATGCTCACGCCCGACCTGCAACTGCCCGGCAAGATGCGCCTGAAGGAGTCGCGCCGCGTGCCGCTGTGGAACGGGCCCATCGAGTGCCGCCTGTTCCGCTTCGACATGGTGCAGGGCGCCGTGCGCCAGCGCGCCCCCGCCGGGTCCCCCGATGCGGCCTGA
- a CDS encoding RNA polymerase factor sigma-54, translated as MQPSLSLRVSQHLALTPQLQQSIRLLQLSTLEMAQEVEQMLGDNPFLEREDDEGPPHEAPPEPPRASAAATEADDAPVSGAADALPASAEGQNDDYAPSDWEGDGGVDAAHSDGEWGGESAPRTRGQDDDGLDVFERARSHESLTAHLHRQALGLRLQEADRAALYFLIESLNDDGYLEDTLEDLAEGLAGSEDLEQREELLHHFTVALRLLQSLEPTGVGARDLTECLVLQLRALQDAEEADPAVLQTALALCAQPLELLARRDVRRLAQASGAGEEGTRAAMALIARLEPRPGRRFADVQRNIVVPDVIVKKAGQGFSVQLNPDVMPRLRVHEVYASALRGQRGQDGHQALQARLQEARWFIKNIQQRFDTILRVSQAIVQRQKNFFVHGEIAMRPLVLREIADELGLHESTISRVTTAKYMATPQGTYELKYFFGSGLGTDTGGNASSTAVRALIKQFVAAENPAKPLSDSQIAEMLKEQGIECARRTVAKYREALKIAPANLRKTL; from the coding sequence AACCCGTTCCTGGAGCGCGAGGACGACGAGGGCCCGCCGCACGAGGCGCCGCCCGAGCCCCCGCGTGCCAGTGCCGCCGCCACGGAGGCCGATGATGCTCCTGTTTCAGGAGCTGCCGACGCGCTCCCGGCAAGCGCTGAAGGCCAAAATGACGACTATGCGCCGAGCGACTGGGAAGGCGATGGCGGCGTCGATGCCGCGCACAGCGACGGCGAGTGGGGCGGCGAGTCCGCGCCACGCACGCGCGGCCAGGACGACGATGGGCTCGACGTGTTCGAGCGCGCGCGCAGCCACGAGTCGCTCACCGCGCACCTGCACCGCCAGGCCCTGGGCCTGCGCCTGCAGGAGGCGGATCGCGCGGCGCTGTACTTCCTGATCGAGTCGCTCAACGACGACGGCTACCTCGAAGACACGCTCGAAGACCTGGCCGAGGGCCTGGCGGGCAGCGAGGACCTGGAGCAGCGCGAGGAGCTGCTGCACCACTTCACCGTGGCGCTGCGCCTGCTGCAGAGCCTGGAGCCCACCGGCGTGGGCGCGCGCGACCTGACCGAATGCCTGGTGCTGCAGCTGCGCGCGCTGCAGGACGCCGAAGAGGCCGACCCCGCCGTGCTGCAGACCGCGCTGGCCCTGTGCGCCCAGCCGCTGGAGCTGCTGGCCCGGCGCGACGTGCGCCGCCTGGCCCAGGCCAGCGGCGCGGGCGAGGAGGGCACGCGCGCCGCCATGGCGCTGATCGCGCGCCTGGAGCCGCGCCCGGGCCGGCGCTTCGCCGACGTGCAGCGCAACATCGTCGTGCCCGACGTGATCGTGAAGAAGGCCGGCCAGGGCTTCAGCGTGCAGCTCAACCCCGACGTGATGCCGCGCCTGCGCGTGCACGAGGTCTATGCCAGCGCCCTGCGCGGGCAGCGCGGCCAGGACGGCCACCAAGCGCTGCAGGCGCGGCTGCAGGAGGCGCGCTGGTTCATCAAGAACATCCAGCAGCGCTTCGACACCATCCTGCGCGTGTCGCAGGCCATCGTGCAGCGGCAGAAGAACTTCTTCGTGCACGGCGAAATCGCCATGCGCCCGCTGGTGCTGCGCGAGATCGCCGACGAGCTGGGCCTGCACGAATCGACCATCTCGCGCGTGACCACGGCCAAATACATGGCCACGCCGCAGGGCACCTACGAGCTGAAGTACTTCTTCGGCTCGGGCCTGGGCACCGATACCGGCGGCAACGCCTCCAGCACGGCGGTGCGTGCGCTCATCAAGCAGTTCGTCGCGGCCGAGAACCCCGCCAAGCCGCTGTCGGACAGCCAGATCGCCGAGATGCTCAAGGAGCAAGGCATCGAGTGCGCGCGCCGCACGGTGGCCAAATACCGCGAGGCGCTGAAGATCGCGCCCGCCAACCTGCGCAAGACCCTCTGA
- a CDS encoding response regulator: MQFTEAQEPAGAPRLLLVDDDRLVLGTLAQGLRHMGYAVDTAECAEDAEAQLTGGLRPDLALIDVQMPGAGGLWLAQRLAQLEHVPFVMFSAYGDAATVEQATRCGALGYLVKPLALAQIQPAIETALQRARELDELRRTRAQLQAALDADRAINVATGITMVQYRLTRQRAFETLRGAARTQRRKLAAVASETVQACEQLFL, encoded by the coding sequence ATGCAATTCACTGAAGCCCAAGAACCCGCCGGCGCGCCGCGCCTGCTGCTGGTGGACGACGACCGCCTGGTGCTGGGCACGCTGGCCCAGGGCCTGCGCCACATGGGCTACGCGGTGGATACGGCCGAATGCGCCGAGGATGCCGAGGCGCAGCTCACCGGCGGCCTGCGCCCCGACCTGGCGCTGATCGACGTGCAGATGCCCGGCGCCGGCGGCCTGTGGCTGGCGCAGCGCCTGGCGCAGCTGGAGCACGTGCCCTTCGTCATGTTCAGCGCCTACGGCGACGCCGCCACCGTCGAGCAGGCCACGCGCTGCGGCGCGCTCGGTTACCTGGTCAAGCCGCTGGCGCTGGCGCAGATCCAGCCGGCCATCGAAACCGCGCTGCAGCGTGCACGCGAGCTGGACGAGTTGCGCCGCACGCGCGCGCAGCTCCAGGCCGCGCTGGACGCCGACCGTGCCATCAACGTGGCCACGGGCATCACCATGGTGCAGTACCGCCTGACGCGCCAGCGCGCCTTCGAGACGCTGCGCGGCGCCGCGCGCACCCAGCGGCGCAAGCTCGCGGCCGTCGCCAGCGAAACGGTGCAGGCCTGCGAACAATTGTTTCTTTGA
- a CDS encoding putative toxin-antitoxin system toxin component, PIN family, translating into MRPELHLPAQDSATARAVVVDTNIVLDLLLFADPAVAPLRGLLAQQRLDWIATTPMRDELACVLRYPHLQPRMAAAGLAPEALLAAFDAQARRVDAAPRAPCVCKDADDQKFIDLAVAHGAILLSKDRAVLCLRKRLLAQGAQAAAAIVIEATEGFSP; encoded by the coding sequence ATGCGGCCTGAGCTGCACCTGCCCGCGCAGGACAGCGCCACCGCGCGCGCCGTGGTGGTGGACACCAACATCGTGCTCGACCTGCTGCTCTTCGCCGACCCTGCCGTGGCGCCCTTGCGCGGCCTGCTCGCGCAGCAGCGCCTGGACTGGATCGCCACCACGCCCATGCGCGACGAACTGGCCTGCGTGCTGCGCTACCCGCACCTGCAGCCGCGCATGGCCGCCGCTGGCCTGGCGCCCGAGGCGCTGCTCGCCGCGTTCGACGCCCAGGCGCGCCGGGTGGACGCGGCGCCGCGCGCGCCCTGCGTCTGCAAGGACGCCGACGACCAGAAATTCATCGACCTGGCCGTGGCGCACGGCGCCATCCTGCTGTCCAAGGACCGCGCCGTTCTTTGCTTGCGAAAAAGGCTGCTGGCCCAGGGTGCGCAAGCGGCAGCAGCTATCGTTATTGAAGCAACGGAAGGATTTTCCCCATGA
- a CDS encoding acyl-CoA thioesterase, whose product MARIVCDLPPRFGFATEVQVYINHVNQGGHLDNALLLTLVSEARVRFFRALGHSEANVGGLPIVVGDMQAQYRSEAYHGETLRVEMMPMDLGRCAFDLVWRITEAAQGREVARGKSGIVFVDGATRRAATMPEAVRAQLLAL is encoded by the coding sequence ATGGCCCGCATCGTCTGTGACCTTCCGCCGCGCTTCGGCTTCGCCACCGAAGTGCAGGTCTACATCAACCACGTCAACCAGGGCGGCCACCTGGACAACGCGCTGCTGCTCACGCTGGTGTCCGAGGCGCGCGTGCGCTTCTTCCGTGCGCTGGGCCATTCCGAGGCCAACGTGGGCGGCCTGCCCATCGTCGTGGGCGACATGCAGGCGCAGTACCGCAGCGAGGCCTACCACGGCGAGACGCTGCGCGTGGAGATGATGCCCATGGACCTCGGCCGCTGCGCCTTCGACCTGGTGTGGCGCATCACCGAGGCGGCGCAAGGGCGCGAGGTGGCGCGCGGCAAGAGCGGCATCGTCTTCGTCGATGGCGCCACGCGCCGCGCCGCCACCATGCCCGAGGCGGTGCGCGCGCAGCTGCTGGCGCTGTAG
- a CDS encoding UPF0149 family protein: MTDTPLPRSLSSDELDELDQILSDLGERAEEIPQWEFCDGFLTALVCMRRRVEPAEYLPMLLDDGAVLDVEAGAPLPLLPAFQDAAQQERFLQLWQCRWDEVAHQLAADVQALDDEQTYQPHALDMRGAVAMLSEAERAELEGQELPSLGQIWALGFMFAVENWPEEWAAPRDKEAAQWIDAALESIVALTEDDLGPPSTNLYDEEGPASVSQDRIELLGEAIWAVYDLRQVWKSLGPRIEPVVRAQQPGRNDPCWCGSGKKFKKCHGA; encoded by the coding sequence ATGACCGACACCCCACTGCCTCGCAGCCTGAGCAGCGACGAGCTCGATGAGCTCGACCAGATCCTGAGCGACCTGGGCGAGCGCGCCGAGGAAATCCCGCAATGGGAGTTCTGCGACGGCTTCCTCACCGCGCTGGTGTGCATGCGCCGGCGCGTGGAGCCGGCCGAATACCTGCCCATGCTGCTGGACGATGGCGCCGTGCTGGACGTGGAGGCCGGCGCGCCGCTGCCGCTGCTGCCTGCCTTCCAGGACGCGGCGCAGCAAGAGCGCTTCCTGCAGCTGTGGCAGTGCCGTTGGGACGAGGTGGCACACCAGCTCGCCGCCGACGTGCAGGCGCTGGACGACGAGCAGACCTACCAGCCCCACGCGCTCGACATGCGCGGCGCCGTGGCCATGCTGTCCGAGGCCGAGCGCGCCGAGCTCGAAGGGCAGGAGCTGCCCTCGCTGGGGCAGATCTGGGCCCTGGGCTTCATGTTCGCCGTGGAGAACTGGCCCGAGGAATGGGCCGCACCGCGCGACAAGGAGGCGGCGCAGTGGATCGACGCCGCCTTGGAGAGCATCGTCGCGCTGACCGAGGACGACCTCGGCCCGCCCAGCACCAACCTGTACGACGAGGAAGGCCCGGCCAGCGTGAGCCAGGACCGCATCGAGCTGCTGGGCGAGGCCATCTGGGCCGTGTACGACCTGCGCCAGGTCTGGAAAAGCCTGGGCCCGCGCATCGAGCCCGTGGTGCGCGCGCAGCAGCCCGGCCGCAACGACCCGTGCTGGTGCGGCAGCGGCAAGAAGTTCAAGAAGTGCCACGGCGCCTGA